Genomic segment of Panicum virgatum strain AP13 chromosome 9N, P.virgatum_v5, whole genome shotgun sequence:
atgctgctgacgtcggtccttccggaaatctcagagatggagcacctcctatgttcagacgagcatcgcgcgagaattgctcgtggaaggcattcggtgtcatgatccaaaattttatttcattatttgtaatttgtagtaatgaaatattacaGATATGTAATGAACTATTATTGTACCTAtatgtccagtttgtatgaaatatatatttacctatgtgttctcatatatttttgaatgcaggtatggagatggactccttgctagacccagtgatcgactcgagccacaggtcttactttgcagctgttgagcaccgagccctagaggtgctacgtcctcgtccacccggggaggcgatctctatacaccacgattggtgtgaccggtatgtaatgaaatattattgtttatcacttatgtattcgtcggtattcctttgtttcgacaattttgtttattttcaggttacgtgaggccggtctactgactctgagccgtcttgtcgaggttgggcctattcagctcgttgacagatggaggccggagacacacacgttccacctcccgtgtggggagatgactcctacgctgcaggacgtggcctacctcctcagcctccctatcgtcggggaggctgtaggtccgcgtgtggtggcggcctcgtggaaggatgagctggaggcccgttttgccctggttgaccgcgtggaaaaagcaggtccgatcaacccgcacccgcgagcagcaggtccttcgaagacctggttcctacagtttacagtacgtattcattccatatataaatttaattgttacaattcacatgttccattgacagttgaaaccattaatcttaattgtttatgcagcctgccctgttggctgcggatgcagacgagtacagtgtgaccagatcgctggatgcgtacctactttggttgtttggttacatcatgttcaacaacactcatggcaactcggtggatatgattctccttccgtatgtacgggagattgcggatggggacgagcaCTTgatccatccaacaggaccacacacagacagctcctttagggcttacctcacctggtacttaccccggactcgggctcgtctggtttttgttgacactcacccgcagccacaccaggcgaggcctcaggatggctatggccggcaccacgtggagtcACTAGCTGgtgcggtgagtctcttgatcatatttgtatatatatgtatatatatatatatatatatatatatatatatatatatatatatatatatatataatcatattcataagataattcatgtgtttgtaactgtacctttactaaattgatgcagcttcgcctttgcaacatgatggagacggactactcgacttacttgacgagggtacgtgccggatccccaatgacccagtttgagcagacagaggcatggtcgaggcagcgtgatcagttgcgtcaggtagtgcacaacttcggaagccgtgtgcagtacgaagacagccacgggtcgtctcaggcctcgtcgtcgttcccgtgtccgtcgaccgtgcacgggccgacgtcgcagttcttcccaagtgcaggtaacgtacatatctctttaaaattacatcaagtgttcctacatatttactaatatcacatacaggatacgatccagctactgcgttcggccatactggaatgtttagagggacaacaccagttggcggaccgtatccagggatggtaccggggccacagataccggcctacacaggttagtttatgtttcgtatttcggtttctacgtGTCATGatgaaatatacgagcgtacgctaacatccacattttttgcgtaggattctacccccatgcgggcgccggaccttcttcttcctcctttcgaccagataacgagaccttcaccttagacgacttcgacagcttgagtccagaagagcctgccgcgcaaggtgaacccgatgtcttggggtattcacagctagaaggagcaccacttgggatctctcagcagcagacaccacagccccttgcgcgtcctgagcgacaggtgaggtctccggatgttctcatctactccgagggccatgtccgtgcccagcagagggctaagagggtccgacgccctaggggtggttagatatatctgatgtttgtatctctgatgtttatttgtaatgagatagctgtggaccgcttatttgtatccgatgtttataaTTGtcctagtttacttgtcatttgtttctattcatactattgatgtgaacttattatgtttgtgggttccataatgctcgtgaaataagggaagttcttgcgattttttcccgtgatttaatgaaggacaagttaggtggggtaggagttagcggccgagatcctgccgacgatgataacgactacacgctcgaatagctcaaaataggaaccatagtgtatctagctgcgagtacgagatcacaggttgccactgctcagcacggcgatgcacgggtttcccaaatgtggcATTCTTTgtccagacatacgtgacccaatagcagtgcccttccaccatttcaaaaagtacgcaattcgggggcagagcttcgccgtttttcttcttctcacccctctctttttttctgaatttttaggctcaaatgacaaaggaaaTGGCGGCATATGacaggctcaaatgacaaagggaatgacgGCATATACAGGCCCGTGTTGCCCCCTACCCCTGTCGCcccaggggtgggcgacaggcccctgtcgcccgttgggggggcgacagggtcttttttttccctagggacctcattgcgaatttgaagaaaaaaaattacacttaaggcctgtcgccctatgggggggcgaccgggggtatttttgaaatatttcaaaacggacatatatttttgaaatttttattttttaaaaaatataaaaaagaaaaaagcgcagGATATAAGTAGTATGATGGGCCATAGGTTAAAGTAGCAGGCTTTCCAACGCCCAGTCAGCAGAGCCCAGCCCACCTATCGCGGATTCGCGGGTAGTGGGCTAGCGGCCTCTTCTTCCCACTTCGCATATCTTCGTcctctcgcccccccccccccccaccccccaccccacccccaccaAAAAAAAGGATATCTGTGCGCTCCCCGTCTCCAGCCAGTCCAACTCCAACAGGCTTCCCACCTCCGGCAACCATGCTGATTTCTCCGGGACTCGCAGCACCGGCGGCCTCTCGCGGCTCCCCCTCTCTCACCACCACCTCGCCCTCAGGTCTCGGAATCCATGGCCGCAGCCGGAGCGGCCTCCACGCACCGGCCGACACGGCTTCTCGCCACCACCGCGACCGGGAGCGCCCGGCGCTCCACTTCGCAAGTCCTGTGGCCTCCGCCTCTTTCGCTAGCACCAGCTCTGCGGAGCCCATCGATGGCCGTCGATTCGACAGCGAGGAGCTCAGGAGGCTGTGCCGAGGACCCAACCCGGAGGCCGCCGTTAAATTGCTCGACCAAATGCTCCGACGAGgcggagccgagctcgagcccgTAGAGCAAGCCGCGCTCCTCCAGTCCTGCGCCGACGCGCATTCGCTGGCCGTGCTAAGGCGAGCGCACCGCCTGCTCGCTTCCAGTCCCTCGTCCGCGATCCCCGCTCCCATCCTGCACGGGCTCGCCACGATGTACCTCAAGCTCGGCGCCCGCGGCGACGCCAGGCGCGTCCTcgaggggccgccgccgccgccgcggagggggAAGGCGGACGAagacgcggcggcgcaggcggcgaagCGGCGGGAGGCGTACGAGAAGGTGCGGGAGCTGCACGAGCAGATCCGCGCGGCGGGGTACGTGCCGGACACACGCCACGTGCTGCACGACGTCGACGAGGGCGCCAAGGCCCGCGCGCTCATGTACCACAGCGAGCGCCTGGCCATCGCGTTCGGGCTGGTGAGCACGCCGCCGGGGACGCTGCTCCGGGTCATGAAGAACCTGCGCATCTGCGGGGACTGCCACAACGCCGTCAAGCTCATCGCCAAGGTCACCGGCCGCGAGATCGTCGTCAGGGACAACAAGCGGTTCCACCATTTCAAGGACGGCGTCTGCTCCTGCGGAGACTACTGGTGAGGATCAGGAGCCTTGCCAACAACTAAATCGATCGCATGAATTCGTCCATTGCCGTAGCTCCCACACTTGACCAAGTTGTAAATTGTAGCACTTGTTAGTGACGAGAGTTGGATGAAACAATTTGTTTGGCCAGTCCGATCGATTGCTAATACGCAATTCAATTGTACAACTTggggaaaaaaagacacaatgCTAGGCAAGGGAAAATCTGAATATACTGTATATACTATACACCCTAGAAACAGCGCCCTCCGAGCGTCTGCCTTTCCGTGAGCCGACGCTTGTCCCGCGAtgccaaaaaaagaagaagaaaaaagcgCACGGAGAGAGGCGCCCGACGCGGGTCCTAGAATCATCGTCGCCAGCTGCCGCGGGTCGTCGCCTGTGCTGGAGGCCACCGCACAAGGTGtggcaaggaggcggcggcagcgggtcGGTGAGCGCGGTGGAggggagctcgaggaggagggggctgcgaggaggcggtggcggccggcgagcacaTCACgggcccgccaagcccatcggtcgtcgccgccgcgctccgcttCGCCCCTGCGCCCCCGCTCCGCCACCGGTGCTTCGCCGGATCCAAGGCCCTCCTCGCTGGATCTAGGGTCCTCCTCGCCGGATCCGGGGCCCTCCTCGCCGGATCGGGGCGCCACTGCTGTGGGGGGGAGAGGGGCGAGAGCAGCCGTCGctccgagccgcgccgccgccgccgcaagttCCGGAGGAAGGAAGGGATGTGGCTGGGCGCGTGGAGGCTGCCGGCGCCGTGTCCGCCCGAGGGAGGAGCAGATCCGCGCCGGAGAGGGTCTGCCTCCGAGCTCCCCGACGCCGAGCTTCGCTGGGCCCTTGCTCCTCGCCCTGTGCTGCACCGGAGTCGGGGTaggggaggggcgccgccgccgccgttggggTAGacgaggggcgccgccgccgtttctGCCTCCATGTGTGCTCCCCACGATACGATCTCCACCACCAGTAACGCGTTTGCGCTAGCGGTTGAGCCACCGCACACCGGTCGAGCCCCAGGCCGCCCGCTCGCTGGTCGAGCCTCTGTGCACCGGCCTCGCTCTGGGTCCTGGCCGAGCCGTGCGCCGGCCCCGCGCTAGCTCCTGGCCAAGGCCGCGTGCGCCAGGACCTGGGGCTTGCCGTGCTGCTGGAGCCGGGGCCTGGCCAAGCCACCCATCCCTCGCCGGGGCTGAACGCGCCGCAACCCGCCGGGGCCTGGCCGAACCGCTCCAGCTCCTGcctggcagcgccgccgcccgtcgggGCCCGGCCACGCCGCCACTTCGTCCCACGCGTCCTAGCATGGACGCACGGCGGCCAACGGTGGCGCCCGGCCCACTCCGCCCGCGACTGCGGCCCCTGCTTCCTTCCGCCCGCGCCGTTCCCCAAGCGCTACTCCTGCTCCcggccagagagagagaggagttgACGGGAGAGGCAAGAGAGGATAAGGCATGGTGAGTGGCTGAGTGCTTCCTCGAGGACATAGAAAGAGACTTTGAATAAATCAAAGCCAAGAAATTATTTTATTCCCGTTGCGTGGTTTTCACTAGAACCAAAGCTGCCATATTAGTTTTAGATTGGGACACCACCTGGAATAGAAAATGAACC
This window contains:
- the LOC120689974 gene encoding pentatricopeptide repeat-containing protein At3g49710-like; its protein translation is MLISPGLAAPAASRGSPSLTTTSPSGLGIHGRSRSGLHAPADTASRHHRDRERPALHFASPVASASFASTSSAEPIDGRRFDSEELRRLCRGPNPEAAVKLLDQMLRRGGAELEPVEQAALLQSCADAHSLAVLRRAHRLLASSPSSAIPAPILHGLATMYLKLGARGDARRVLEGPPPPPRRGKADEDAAAQAAKRREAYEKVRELHEQIRAAGYVPDTRHVLHDVDEGAKARALMYHSERLAIAFGLVSTPPGTLLRVMKNLRICGDCHNAVKLIAKVTGREIVVRDNKRFHHFKDGVCSCGDYW